From Lycium ferocissimum isolate CSIRO_LF1 chromosome 12, AGI_CSIRO_Lferr_CH_V1, whole genome shotgun sequence, one genomic window encodes:
- the LOC132040079 gene encoding uncharacterized protein LOC132040079 — MEPWKDLSGKVVMVTGASSGIGLEFCLDLAKAGCRIVAAARRVDRLKSLCDQINSHSGGPTRAAAVELDVAADGATIESAVQIAWDAFGRIDALVNNAGVRGSVSSSVELTEEEWNHTYNTNLKGAWLVSKYVCKRMSDAKQGGGSVINITSIAGLNRVVVPGTVAYASSKMALDMVTKIMAIELGVDNIRVNSISPGVFKSEITESLIQQKWFHKFLFRTLPQRYLGTTDPGLTSLIQYLIHDSSEYVTGNVFIVDGGATLVGVPIFSSL, encoded by the exons ATGGAGCCGTGGAAAGACTTGAGCGGAAAAGTAGTGATGGTGACAGGGGCGTCATCAGGAATCGGGCTAGAGTTCTGTCTCGACTTGGCCAAAGCCGGTTGCAGGATCGTTGCTGCCGCTCGTCGTGTTGACAGACTGAAATCTCTGTGCGACCAAATTAATAGTCATTCAGGGGGACCCACACGTGCAGCCGCCGTTGAGCTTGACGTGGCTGCCGATGGTGCTACAATTGAGTCCGCTGTACAAATAGCTTGGGACGCCTTCGGACGTATCGATGCCTTGGTTAACAATGCCGGCGTTAGAG GTAGTGTGAGCTCTTCGGTGGAATTGACAGAGGAGGAGTGGAACCATACATATAACACAAATCTAAAAGGGGCATGGCTGGTCTCGAAATATGTTTGTAAACGCATGAGCGATGCTAAACAGGGCGGAGGATCTGTTATTAACATCACTTCAATTGCTGGTCTGAATCGTGTAGTAGTACCGGGGACTGTTGCTTACGCTTCTTCAAAGATGGCTCTTGACATGGTCACTAAG ATTATGGCGATTGAATTGGGAGTAGATAATATCAGAGTGAACTCAATATCACCGGGAGTTTTCAAATCAGAGATAACAGAGAGCCTTATTCAACAGAAATGGTTCCATAAGTTCCTTTTCAGAACGCTTCCTCAGAGATATCTTGGGACTACAGATCCGGGCTTAACGTCACTCATCCAGTACTTAATCCATGATTCTTCGGAATATGTAACGGGCAATGTTTTCATAGTCGATGGTGGAGCTACTTTAGTAGGTGTCCCCATCTTCTCGTCACTCTAG